The Theobroma cacao cultivar B97-61/B2 chromosome 1, Criollo_cocoa_genome_V2, whole genome shotgun sequence genome contains the following window.
CTTTCATTCCCTCTCGCACCCATGCCTGCATCCGCACCTGTTTTTCTAGCACACCCATTTTTCCTCCAAAGCACTTCTTTGGcgaataaatattttcttctcttgGCTCTCGCCCTACAAAGACCCATGGCTTTCCTTCGTCTTCTATAACGTGTAAAATCCGCCTCACATGTAAATGGGATCCATAAATGCTTAGGTTCTCTGTTAAAGCATAACATGTACGTCGAAGGAAAAGCAATTAGTATGGTGAAACTATAACCATTGTTGGCAAGGCAAGGCAAGGCAATTGTAGCCATGCCCATACAAGGATTTGGACCAGTGAACTTATAAAAGCTAGTTAATGTTGGTAGGTGCAATTTCGGCCGGGCAACTGATAAGCAAGAATTGTTCCCTTAATTAGGTACGATGATGCGAAACCTAACAAGATTAGCTATAATATTAGCCGAGATCTCATGAATGCCTGTAATCGCACCAACCTACTGCCCTGTCCCATCTGAAAAATTTCAGGACCAGAAACTTTACAACTTAATTGAGAGGACAGACATAATGTGGATAAACCTGCTGCAAGAGGGACCAGCCGCACAGCAGTTGGCCACCGCTAAAGTTTTTACAGCACACTGGGGACCTCTGGCCAGGAGGAAGGCAGAGCCATCGAGATTGGTTCCAGAACGTAGCGAAATAAACGGAAATCTCAAGGCAAGACAATTGAGACAATTTCTTCGTCGGCTTTCCCCCAGGGGGGCCAGACCATGGTGAAAGCTACAGCTCAGAGTATGGCACCCAAGGGAAACCAACCAACAAGAACTAAAGTGCAAATTAAATGCAagcatttatattttttacagGCTGATTCACCGAAACCACACCACCCAACAAAGTAAGGTATACACAAACGAAATGTTTCATTTCTAAACCTAAAAATCTTCCTATTCTTTTTAAACATAAGTTAAGAGTTTGCTTTCCCCAATGCATTTTCATTCACTCTTCTATTGTCCTTGACCAAAGCtctcaaaagaaacaaaggaaaagaaaaagcctaGGCAAAATAAACTACCAACATTTCTTCTCCCACCATTCCAAACCAAGGAAAATAAgattaaaacatataaataagaaaagttCTCAAACGTTCATGTTTCAGACCTATGCTCTGAATCCAAGCTTACAACAGTCCCTTCACCCTCCAAAGATGATGCTGGAAATTTGCATCTTGCACTCATCTTCTTCACCTCCTCACTTGAATATATGAAGATCTTTCTCACCATCTTACAAAATTCcctacaattaaaataaaggaaatttttttctcaaaatcagctctggaaaatatatatattgggGATGTGTTTCTATGTTACTTACATCCATGGATCATCGCCCACAAGCATCATATCACCCTCATCATCGGTAAAAACAACTGCCCATTTTCCACGGGGATGAAGCTCTCCCTTGATATCAAACATTTTCTCCAGCTCATTTATGAGATCATCATATCCTTTCAACACAGTTAAGTCAACGGCACGACCAACTGCAATACCTTGCATGTGCACCTTTGGAATCCAGAAATATTGTTTCAATCAGgtactttaaaaattaaagcaatcTAAGTAGAAACCAGGAGACAGCTCAAAGTTTACCTTAGTACGAGTTCTCATGGAAGTAGCAGCACCCAGCTTACCCTGCATCTCCTTGGTTGATGTCTCTGACGCAACTAGCTTCTGCTCCTTTGAAGGCTTTGAGGTTTCTGGATTCTGATCGACATCAGATGCAGCTAGAGTAGACCCTTTCACACCATTGTAATCGACAGTCGTGCTTGTCTGTTCCTTGTCTAGGGGACCAGCTGCACTAGAGCTATCTGTCAAATTAAACCCAAACAACCGGCAACTTGTGGAAGTCTCagatttttttgctttttcaacTTGGTCAAGCATTAGGCCATTGCTTGGCCTTGATTGAACAGAAGAGGCATAACCAGCGAGAACAGTCCGTGGTGTTCCAGTTTTGTTGTTGTCATCCATTGAATCGCGAAAAAGGTTTAGAGAGACATTCACATGAGGAGGTGGCCAGACATTTTCAGGCCGAGTCCTTGAGTTATAACCTCCACTGCTATTGACAAGACAGTTATCAATTTCTTTCTGCCTAATTGGCCACATAACTTGGGTTTCACTGCTTTGGACTTCCACTGTGCTTCCTACTTGGGTAAGTTCATGAGATTGGGTTGACCCACGACACCAGAAGGCTGAACCAGCTGAATTTGTAGTAATTTCTACAATTTCAATCAATGAATAAAAGTTAATAAAGTCAGCACCCAATCCTCTAATAAAAATACTTGCAAGAATAATTTTCCCACACCAGAAGCTGGAATATCAACTGGTCGTGGTCTTTTGCTCTTTACAGCTGGTTGTACAAGATTTATCGAAGCAGAAGGCACAAATGGCTCTATTTCCCATGGAGAAACTCTCTCTGGCCTCTGTATTGTTGCAGGTTCATCCCATTGAATCTAAAAGGAGAAATAGTTGGGTTGGACTAATAtataaacaagaaaagaaataagtcaGGATACAGGATTTCAAGCCAATAATTCAAAAGATATAACCAACCTTCAAGGACCGCCATTTAGATTCTGACCAATGTGGGGAAATATCTCCAACCCCGACTATGGTACCGGTGAACctgattttgaaaaagaaatctCAATAGGTAAAAAGGATCAAAGAAGAAGATAGACATTGCAGCATAACACATAGACACAAACATACCTTCTCTCTGGAGAGTCTTCTCCCTCAAATCTCATCTTGAAACGCATGCCAACAGAGAAACCATTTTTAATAGCCTCCAGATACTTGTTAACCCCAATTATGAATTGGCTTGTCCTGAACAACGgcagagaaaagaaattcagaCCCAATAATAACCAGTATAATAAACTAATACTGTCAACCATGTTTAAACCAAGTGAGAATATTAAACCTTGGCTTGTAGTAAACAACAAAGAGGGTATGAGTTGTAACAGCATGAGCAGCAGTAGCAAGCACTCCTAAATGCATGCTCTGGCTGGATATCACAGAGGAAGGCATTGTACTTTGTTGACGAGCAAGCCGCCTAACCCCAACCCTTAGTTCTCCATTATcacctctataaaaatatgCCAATGCAGTTACAACCAAAGATACTGCAAAAATGGCACACCTGAACACACACATAACACAACACAAAACATAGTTCAAAAAGTCAAAGTACctgagaaaaacaaaagcatcTCCTGCAACCAATCTCTTGGAAGTAACAAAGGTGCTCCACCCTGTTGTAAGTAAATGTCTCCGTGGTTGCCCTGATCATTGGAATTACAAGTTAAAAATAGATCAACAAAGGAATAACAAATGTTGTACTTAGGAGGTATATTTATGTCTGCCAAACCCATAACAAGTTAAGAAAGCAAAACTGAAATGACATGAAACCATTACCCCTAAATATATGCTTGAACCGCCACTCATACCCATGAAGATCTTTGGCCACCAACTCCTGAGTTGGGGTTGCTTGACTCATATCCTACTTGAAATGAATAGAAATAGAGTTTCAATCAAACACCATAATGTGACAGTCTAACAAGGATTA
Protein-coding sequences here:
- the LOC18613961 gene encoding auxin response factor 18 — its product is MAHVEGNPRGSSIAHAESGLGGDDLYPELWKLCAGPVVEIPRVQERVFYFAQGHMEQLEASTNQELNHQAPLFNLHSKILCRVLHVQLMAEQETDEVYAQITLQPEADQSEPTSPDPCPTEAPKRTVNSFCKILTASDTSTHGGFSVLRKHATDCLPPLDMSQATPTQELVAKDLHGYEWRFKHIFRGQPRRHLLTTGWSTFVTSKRLVAGDAFVFLRGDNGELRVGVRRLARQQSTMPSSVISSQSMHLGVLATAAHAVTTHTLFVVYYKPRTSQFIIGVNKYLEAIKNGFSVGMRFKMRFEGEDSPERRFTGTIVGVGDISPHWSESKWRSLKIQWDEPATIQRPERVSPWEIEPFVPSASINLVQPAVKSKRPRPVDIPASEITTNSAGSAFWCRGSTQSHELTQVGSTVEVQSSETQVMWPIRQKEIDNCLVNSSGGYNSRTRPENVWPPPHVNVSLNLFRDSMDDNNKTGTPRTVLAGYASSVQSRPSNGLMLDQVEKAKKSETSTSCRLFGFNLTDSSSAAGPLDKEQTSTTVDYNGVKGSTLAASDVDQNPETSKPSKEQKLVASETSTKEMQGKLGAATSMRTRTKVHMQGIAVGRAVDLTVLKGYDDLINELEKMFDIKGELHPRGKWAVVFTDDEGDMMLVGDDPWMEFCKMVRKIFIYSSEEVKKMSARCKFPASSLEGEGTVVSLDSEHRSET